The nucleotide sequence TGCGCGCCAGTTACAACCACTCAGGGTGTTACGGCCGGACTCCCTATTCAAACTGCCGTCTGCACCGCTCCCAGGAACTCCGTCCATGAGGCGAGGTTCCGGCCGGGCAGGGCGCCCTTCAGGCTGAGTTGCAAGGTGCGGCGCAGGGGATGGGGAGACCGCATGATCGCCTCGTTCCGGGCTGCCAAACGGGCGAGTTCCGCCTGGGTGGGCAGCCGATCGCTCTTCGCTCCGTTGCAGGCGGCGTGCGCAGGGGCGAGGTTCCAGAGGGCGTCCAGATCTGGGCCGTGCCAAGAGCCGACGCTGCCGAAGCGGCGCATGAGGGAGAACGGGAAGACGTGGTCGACTGCTATGGCGTCTTTTCGGGTCAGGACGTCATCGCAGATCAAACAGCGGCCGTGTTGGAAACCGACCGTGGCCTCGACGATGCCGGTCACCGAGCGGCGGCGACGTTTGTCGGTGATCGTGAGCGTGTCCCAGTCGACCGCGACGCCCTCCTCGACCAGGCTGCGACCGACACCGGCAGCGAAGCTGCTCTCCACGATGCTCCAGCGCGCGCCCAACTCGGCAGCCAGGCTTTCTGCCTGGTCCGACTGTGCCAGTCGAAGCAAGTGGGGGGTCAGACGCACGACGCGCTGCCGCCCTGTTCCAGTCAGCTCATAGAAGGTGTGGGGCACCGCAGTGTCGCCACGCAGGTTGTGGAACTTTTGCATCACCATCATCGGCATTGAGCGCACCGCGGCCGCCAACAGGCGCTCGGTGGGGCGGCCGGCGTCCAGCGTCGCGGCACTCTCCTGGTCGGCCACGGTCAGGAAATCTTTCTCGCCCAGCTCCACGGTGTGCGGTGCCTGTGGGTCCTGGGCCAAGTGGCGGACCATGGCGAGGCTGTAGGCGGCGGCGAACTCGGCGAAGCGGACCTCCTCTTGTCCGGTCCGTCCGAACTCCAGCAAAGCCTGGCCAAGGGCGAACTTGTAGGTGCGCGAGTTGGCCCCCATCAACACTGCCAAGCGCCACGACGCGCGCGCTGAAGCATCCTGGGCGTAGAACTGCCGCCCGCTCACTCTGCCCCCTTGTGCAGGGCGACCGTCTGCCACCACACCTCGGGACGGCCGAGCCGGTCCGCGCCCTCCTCTACGAGTCGCACCAACCGCAGCCCCGCTCGCTTCCCGTCGCGCACCACCTCCTCGGCGGGAACGTCGAACATCACGCGGTCCGTCGGAGGTACTCCCCGTCGTAGCGAGATAACCAGCAGTCCCGACGGAGCCAGCAGCGCGGCCAGGCGCTCCATCGCCTGTCCACGTGCCGCCGGCGGCAGGTGCATCCACACCGCCGACAGCAGCGCCAGCTCAAAGGACCCTTCCAGCCGGGACAGCTCAGGCAGCGAATCCTCTGCCCAACGGATGTTTTCGCTCGGGTGCAGGCTCTTTGCGACCGCCCGTAGCTCGCGCACCGGCTCCGCCGCAACCACCTGGTAGCCGCGCAGCGCCAGTGCCGCGGCGTCCCGCCCAGTGCCGGCCCCGACGTCCAGCACCCTCGCAGGGGCTGGCGGCAGCAAATCCAGCACCCCGCCATGTACTTCGTCGAAGGTGACGCTTCCGTACCGCCGCCCGAGGGATCCGGCGTTTTGAGCGTAGTAGGGCTGGACGCCAGCAGTGGGTTGTCCCATCGCCGACAACTCGCCGGGTTGAGTGAAGTTCTCGCCTGTACCGACCATGGCCTCAAGCTACGGGAGCGCTCTGACAACGTCCGACTCGCGAGAAGCTCACCTCCACCTGGAGGAGAACAACGGACTCGAAGCAGGCTCCGTAGGACTGAAGTTGGAGAAATGCGACGACGAATGACTCGTGCCAGACGCGTGCCAGATCCTGCGGGGAACCACGGGGAACAGCGGGGAGCCAGGCGACCGTCCACCAAGCATCTGCGCTCCTCCGCCGCAGGTCAGGCCGGGAACAAGCCGTAGATGCCCTTAGCTTCCCAAGCTGAGAGTGCGAGTTCGATTCTCGTCACCCGCTCTTTAAATTTAAAGCCCCAGGTCAGCGGCCTGGGGTTTGTTTTTTTGTCCAAACCGATTTCACGGCGTCGCGTGGCACACGCGATCAGGGTCAGACGGAAGACTCCTGACCGCCGCCGAGCTGCTGAATCGCGGACAGAATCCCCTCCACAGCGGTGGGCTCGGAGTGAGAGCGGCCAGGGAGACGGACGGCCGGCCGTTGAAGCCCTTCGCCGGCAGAGCCTCCAGCTTCTCCGCCAGGCCGGGGAGGGTCGGCAGAGACGCCGCGAACGCCGCCGCCCTCTCGTGGCCGAGGTGAAGACAGAGCCCTGCCGGGAGCGTACGGCGAGATCCCCGGCGGCCAGCGAGCCCAGGAAGACACCGACTTCGGCCAGCACTGCCGCGTCCGACTCACTCACCCGCAGCCGGTCCCGGATCGCCACCCCGGCCGGACCGGGCACCACGAACGAAGCCGCCAACTCCCGCAGCCCACCCACCCGTCCACCCCCGCCCGTCCCGAAGACCACCGTCACCGCAGTCAACGACCACCACACGACAAGGTCACCCGTTCGCCCCACAAACTCCCGTTCCCCACGGAACATTCGACCAGAACACCCCCCTGGCCCAAGAACATCCCTGGCGCACCGCGAACGACCCGACCCCCACCACCGGCCCCAGCACTCACTCACACTCGGCCAAAGACACTCCCGCTCACTACATCGGCAGCAGTTCCGAACCCCTCGGGCGCGCAACCCCAGCGACCTCCTGACGCCTCGCCAGAAAGAAATCGGATGTCTTGACAACCTGGCGACAACCCGCCCCGTCTCTATGGCGAGTCGTTGGGCGTACGGGTGAGGCGCCGGGGTTTCCGGTGTCGCGGGACGACTCCTGTCCGATGGTCCAAGTGTCTGGAGTTCAGGTGGAGTTACGTGCGAGACCCCTACGTTCCGTCATGGCGGCAGGGGCGGTTTCAACGGCCCTGCTGCTCGCCGGTGTCCCGGTCGGGGCGGCCCAGGCCGCGCCCGCCGGTGACCCGGCCGACGGGCGTCCCGGGACGGTGGCCGAGGGCGCGAGCGGCCTCGGCAAGTCCCAGAAGGTGAGAACGGTGACGCTCGTCACCGGCGACCGGGTCCGGGTGGACGGTGCCGGAAAGGTCATCGGCGTGGAGCGGGCGAAGGGCCGGGAGCGGGTTCCCTTCTCGGTCCGGGTGGTCGACGGGCACACCCGAGTGGTGCCGGGCGACGCCCAGTTGCTGCTCGCGCAGGGCAAGCTGGACACCCGGCTGTTCGACGTGACCCAGTTGCTGTTGGACGGCTACGACGACGACGGCCGGTCCGACCTGCCGCTGATCGTCACGTTCCGGGGCAAGAAGGCGCCCTCGATGAGCCCGTTCACCGGGGCCGGGGCGAAGGTCGGCCGGGCGTTGCCGGTGGTCAACGGCAAGGCGATGCGCCCCGTGAAGAAGCGCGGCGCCGACTTCTGGAACACCGTCACCGGTAGTGGTGGAAAGGCCGACGAGGCAGCGGAGTTCACCGCCTCGACGGCCGTCGAGAAGGTGTGGCTGGACGGCAAGCGCAAGGCGAGCCTCGACAAGAGCGTGTCGCAGATCGGCGCGCCGACCGCCTGGGCAGCCGGTTACGACGGCACGGGCGTCAAGGTCGCCGTCCTCGACACCGGGATCGACACCACGCACGCGGACCTCGCAGGCCAGGTGACCGCCGAGCAGGACTTCACCGGATCGTCGGGCACCGGCGACAAGGTCGGCCACGGCACGCACGTGGCGTCCACCGTGGCCGGTACCGGCGCCAAAGCCGGGGGCAAGTACAAGGGTGTCGCCCCCGGCGCGAAGATTCTGAACGGCAAGGTTCTCAACGACAGCGGTTTCGGCATGGACTCCGAGATCATCGCGGGCATGGAGTGGGCGGTGGCCCAGGGGGCCGCGGTCGTCAACCTCAGCCTCGGCGGCGACGACATGCCCGGTGTCGACCCGGTGGAGGAGACGGTCAACCGGCTCTCCGCCGAGTCGGACGCCCTGTTCGTCATCTCGGCCGGAAACTCGGGCAGGGCTGGTGAGAGCACGGTCGGCTCGCCCGGCAGCGCGGACGCCGCGCTGACCGTCGGCGCGGTCGACAAGTCCGACGCTCTCGCCGACTTCTCCAGCCGGGGCCCGCGTGTCGGGGACGGCGGGGTCAAGCCCGACCTGACCGCGCCCGGTGTCGACATCACGGCCGCCTCGGCCGTCGGCAGCGCCCTGGAGGAGGAGTACCCCTCCGACATACCCGGCTACCTCACCATCGGCGGCACCTCCATGGCGGCCCCGCATGTCGCGGGCGCCGCCGCCATGCTCGCCCAGCAGCATCCCGACTGGACCGGTGAGCGCCTCAAGGCGGTCCTGACGGGCTCGGCCAAGCCGGGCGCGTACAGCTCCTTCCAGCAGGGCACCGGCCGCACCGACCTGGTCCGGGCGATCGGCCAGAGCGTCATCACCGAGCAGCAGCCGCTCGACTTCGGTCTCCAGCAGTGGCCGCACGGCGACGACACCCCGACGACCAAGCAGGTGACGTACCGCAACCTCGGTACGGAGCCGGTCACCCTCGACCTGTCCGTCGACGCACTCTCGGTGGACGGCAAGCCCGCCGACCAGGGCATGTTCGCCGTGTCGCCGCAGCAGGTCACCGTCCCGGCGGGTGGTACGGCGACCGCCGACGTCACCGCCGACACCCGCGCCGGCAGCGCCGACGGCTCCTTCGGCGGCTCGGTGCAGGCCACTTCCGCCGACGGCAAGGTCCAGGTGCGCACCGCCGTCGGCGTGGAGCGCGAGGTCGAGTCGTACAGCCTGACGCTGAAGCACCTCGACGAGAACGGCGCGCCGACCGGCGACGCCGCCACCTCCGTCTCCAACCTCAACAGTGAGTTCTACGCCGACTACGCCGACGAGCAGGACGGTGAGCTCACGGTGCGGCTGCCGAAGGGCGACTACTCCCTCAGCGGGGTGATCCACCCGTCCTACGAATCCGCCACCCACGCCATCCTGGTGCAGCCAAAGCTGACCCTGGACCGGGACAGCACCTTCACGGTCGACGCCCGGCAGACGCGGCCGGTGGACATCACCGTGCCCGACCCGGCGGCCGAGAACACCGAAGCCATGGCCTACTTCAGCTACGCCAGGGGCGAGGGCCTGCGCCCGGGCACCATGGAGTTCATCCTGCCCACGTTCAAGGGCACGACCTTCGGACAGCTCGGGCCCGAGGTGTCCGCCGACCAGGCGTCCGCCGTGTTCGCCGGCGACTGGACCCGCAAGGACGCCGAGGGCCGGCCGGTCACCTACCACCTGGGCTGGAACCGCTCCGATGGCCTGGACGGCTTCGCCGCCGAGGTGCGGCAGAACCAGCTCGCCAAGGTCGATCTCCAGGTCGGCGTGCCCGTCGCGGGGAGGCGTGTCCAGGCCGAGGTGTCTCCGCACACCGCCGACGGGGACCTGATCATCGGCGACCACGACCTGCGGGGCGACCTGCCGCTGCGTACCACGGACTACGTCCTCGACAACGACGTCAAGTGGTCCTTCCGCGCCTGGCAGATGTTCGGCGAGGACCGCGAGACGCGCTCCGAGAACTTCCTGATGCGGATGCCGAGGACCTGGCAGGCCGGTCGCAGCTACACCGAGCGGTTCAACGTCGGGGTCTTCGGCCCGACCCTGCCCGCCGCCGGTGACCTCGGACCGGAGCGGGGAAACCCCGGCATCATGCGGTACGGAAACGTCATCAGGGCCTTCCTCCCGCAGTTCGGCGACGGCGCCGGACACTGGGGCCTCAGCGACTACACCTCGGTGACCAGCTCGCTCCAGGCGGACGGCAAGGAGATCCCCGACGGCTACGGCCCGCCGATCGACCTCACCGAGTACACCGTCCCCGCCCAGGACAGCGCGTACAAACTGACCGTGGACGCGTCCCGTGATCCCGCGGTGTACCCGGTCAGCACGCGCGTGCGTACCGAGTGGACCTTCCGCTCCGCCACCACCCCCGAGAACGGGAACACCGCCCTCCCGCTGTCGGTGATCCGCTTCTCGCCCGACCTCAGCCTGTCCAGCACAGCGAAGGCGGGCAAGCGGTTCTCGGTGCCCTTCACCGTCCAGGGCGCGGCGGCCGGCCAGCGGCCCGCCAAGCTCGCCTTCGAGGTCTCGTACGACGAAGGCACCACCTGGCAGCCCACCAAGGCCGTCGGCGGTACGCACCTGTCACTGAAGCACCCGGCGAAGGCGGGCTCCGTCTCCCTGCGCGCCAAGCTGACCGACCGCGCCGGAAACACCCTGGCCCAGACGATCGAGCGCGCCTACAACACGACCCTGTAACCCGCTGGTTCTTGCACTCGGCCTCGCCCGGGGTGGTGACACCACTCCGGGCGAAGCTGTGTGTGAGACGTACGGCGACTGGCGTACCCCTATTCCGTCGCCTCAGGCCCCAGTGAGACCAACCAACATCAGGTGGCTGATGGCTGGCTACGCGGCACGGGCGCCGGCCGGGCTGGAGCGGGGCGGAGACAGGAGCGCAGGCCCGGCCGGGGTCGGGCCGAGCGCGGGGTGCGGAGCGAGCCGCTTTGAACCCGTAGAGAAGTTGTAACTCAACGACTGGTGGCGTTTTTGTCTTGTCTCGGTTGATGCTTGACGCAGTGGCCTCACTTGATGCTTGACACCGCTTGCCCCGACATAGCTGCGCGCGTCTGATCGGTGTGAGGAAGACGCGCCACCTCCGGCACGTGTGCGGGGCGACTGCCGACCGGCCCCGGACCGCACAGCAGAAACCCCTGGGTGCCCGGAGGCGGAGAAGTTGTACCGGACCTGGTGGGGCCTCTGGAGCGAGGTGGGCCGCAGGCTGGGCCAGGCTTCCGGCGGCCTCACGCGTCGCGACCCCAGCCTCAACGGGCCGTGAAGCCGCCTCCACTGTGACTTCGGCCGGTGCGGGGCTACGACGGTGCGCGGAGGGCGTCCGCCGGTTCCATGCGGGCGGCGCGGAGGGACGGGTAGAGGCCGGCGAGCAGGCCGACGAGGGCTCCGGCGAGCGGGGCGCCGAGGGCGAGCCGCAGGTCGAGGACCGGGGTCCAGTCCTTGACTACGGCGACGCACACCACGACGGCGATGCCCAGGGACGCTCCGATGACGCCGCCCAGCAGGCCGATGGTCGTCGACTCCAGGAGGAACTGGCCCGCGACCTGCCGTCGTGACGCGCCCAGCGCCCGCCGCAGCCCGATCTCCCCGACCCGTTCCATCACCGTCACCAGGGTCACGTTGGCGATGCCGATCGCGCCCACCACGAGCGAGACCAGGCCGAGGACGAGGAAGAGACCGTTGACGTCGTTCTGGACGCCGTCGCGGGACTTGGACAGATCGGGCGGCGCCACGACGGTGAGCGCGTCCTCGTGCCCGGGCGCCAGGGCGATCGGCGCCTGGCGCGCCACCTGCCGGGCGGCACCGAGCGAGGTGTTGACCAGGACGCGCGTGACGTCGCGCAGACCGAGCCGGTCCTCGGCGGTCGTGGGCGGGAGCAGTACGGCCGTGGAGAGCTGCCGCTCGCGCCGGATGCCGCCGAGGATGCCGATGACCGTGTACGACTGGCCCCGGAAGAAGACCGCGGGGGCGTCCTCCACCCGCCGGATGCCGAGAAGTTCCGCCGCCTGGTCGCCGAGCACCGCCACCTGGTCGTGCCGGGCGATGTCACCCGTGTCGAAGAACCGCCCGGCGGTCATCGCACCCCGTACGGCGTCCGGCAGACCGGCCGAGGCGGCGACCACACCGAGGGTCTGGCTGGAGGTGTCGCCGGGTGCGGTCACGTCGTTGGACCGCACCCGGACACTGTTGGTCGTGGTGGAGTCGGCCACGGCCGCGACCGACTCCACACCGGCCAGCCGCCGGACCGCGCCGGTTCCCGACCAGTCCACCAGGGGGCCGGTGTCGTCCTGGCCGGGAAGAGCCTGCGGCACCGTCACGGTCACCGAGGTCGCGGTGAGCGCGTCGAACCGGCCGACGATCTGGTTGCCCGCGGTGGAGGCCACGCCGATCGTGATGACGAGCGTGGTGATCCCGAGCACGGTGCCGAGCGTGGTCAGCGCGGACCGCACCGGCCGGGCGAGAACGCCGGCCAGGGCTTCCGTCCACAGGTCCCGGGGGTCCAGCCAGGGCCGCTCGACCCGCGTCGGCCGGGTGGACCGGATGAACCTGTTGCCGGACCCGGCCGACCCGCGCTTTCTTGTCTTCCTTCTCTCCCTTGTCTCCGTACGTGTCACCCGGCCTCCGCCTCCGTGGTGAGGCGTCCGTCGGTGATCCGGACGCGGCGGCCGGCCCGGCGGCTGACCGCCTCGTCGTGGGTGATGACGACCAGGGTCACGCCCTGGGCGCACAACTCCTCGAAGAGTTCCAGCACGGAGACCGTGTTCTCGCTGTCCAGGTTGCCGGTCGGTTCGTCGCAGAGCAGCAGCGCCGGGTCACCGAGCAACGCCCGTGCGATGGCGACCCGTTGGCGCTCACCGCCGGACAACCGGTCGGGCCGGAAACCCGAACGGTGACCCAGCCCCACCCGCTCCAGCGCCTCGCGGGCCCGGGCGAGCCGGGTGCCGCGCCCACGACCGGGGCGCGGCCTGCGATAGGCCTCCGCCAGCATCACGTTCTCGTCCACCGTCCGGTACGGCAGCAGATGGAAGGCCTGGAACACGAACCCGATCCGGCTGCCGCGCAGCGCGGTCCGTTCGAGGTCGCCGAGCCCGGTGGTCTCCACCCCGTCCAGCCGGTACGAGCCCGACGTGGGCCGGTCCAGCAGGCCGAGGGTGTTGAGCAGCGTCGACTTGCCGGAGCCGGACGGCCCGACGATGGCCAGGTGCTCCCCGCGCCGCACGGTCAGACTCACTTGGCGCAGCGCGTGCACGGGCGGCTCGGAATCGAAGGTCCGCCGTACGTCGGTGAGTTCGATGACGGCGGCCGCATCAGGCAAGTCGGCCGCATCGGACGAGTCGGGGGTATCGGAGGCGGCAGGGGAGGGGGCATAGGAGGGGCCGGGAGTCACTTGCCCACCACCACTCTGTCGCCCTGCTCGAGTGTGCCGTCGGCCGGCTTCACCTCTACGAGTCCTGCCGCGGAGAGCCCGACGGTCACGGAGACGTCGCGCACCCCGCCGTCGCGCTCGACCTGCACCCGGGCCTTTCCGTCGGCCGAGGTACGGATCGCGGCGAGCGGCACCGTCAGCACCTTGCCGTCCGAGGCGCCGACCCCGATGGTCACCTTCACCGAGGCTTCGGCCTGCCCGGCCAGCGGTCCCGGATCGGGGATGGAGATCCTCAACTGGACCGGACCCGGCGCGCCCGCCCCGGCGGCGCCGTCCGCACCGGACGTGTCGGCCGCATTGGCGTCGGCGGCGCCGCCGGACGCGTCCGAGGCTTCCGCGTCGCGGCCCTCCGATGCCGCTCCGGTGGCCGCCTCGCCGTCGCCGCCCGTCGTACCGGACGACACGGCGGCGGAACCGACCGCCTCCACCTTGCCCTTCACCTTCTCCCCGCCCGTCGTGGTCACGTCGACGGGCATACCGCGCCTCAGCAGTTCGGCGTCCTCACCCGGCACGGCCGCCTCCACGAGCAGCTCGGAGCCGGTCACGGTGCCGACCGGGCCCGAGGGGGCGTCGCCGGTCTTCACGGTCACCTTGTCCAGCCGTACGGGCAGCTCCGGGAAGAAGACGACCTCGCCGGCCGGGACCTTCGTCCCGTAGGTGGCCTGGAAGCTGCTGAGGGCGCTGTTCGCCATGTCCAGGGACTTCTGCGCGGACCTGAGCTGTATCTCCTGGACCTGCCGGTCGGTGCTGGACTGCGTGTCCGTACGAGTCCCCGAACCGGTCTCGGTACCGGCCTTGGCACCAGTGCCCGTACCAGTGCCCGCACCCGTCTCCGTGCCGGTGCTCGCCTTCCCGCCTGTCCCCGTCCCCGCTCCGGAGCCGGTGCCGCCGCCGGTGTCGGCACCGTCGCCGGCGCTCCCACTCCGCGTCGTGAGCAGCGCCTCCTGCGCGCTGGACACCGCCTGCTGGAGCTGGCCCAGTTGCTGCTGGTCCTCCGCGCTCGGCTGCTGGGCCTCGTACCCCTTGTTCCGGTACCAGTTGGTGACCGCCGAGGCGGTGCCCTGGCCGAAGGTGCCGCCGGCCGACCCGGGGTCGAACCCGAGCCGCCGCAACGCCTTCTGGAGCTGCTTCACGTCGTCACCGGTGGCTCCGGGGCCCATCACGCGGTACATCGGTACGGATCCGGAGAGCGCGAGCACCGGGCGGCCGTTGACCGTCATCAGTACGTCGCCCTCCTTGACCTTCGTACCGGCGACCGGTGCTTTGGTGACCCGCTGCTCCGCGCCCTCGCCGGCCGGGCTCGTGACCGCCCCGGTGCCGACGGAGCCGGCCAGCGAGAGCGGCCGGGGCGAGGTGAACGCCACCGTCCCGGTCGCCACCACGGTCGCGGTGAGCGAGCGCCGCTCCACCTCCACGGTCACCGGGCCGGCCTTCGGCGCGTTGTGCGAGGCGGCGGCGTCGGCGGGCGAGCGCACCTGCGTACCGGCGAACCAGCCCCCGGCGCCGACCAGCACCACGGCGCCGACCATGGCGCCCAGCTGTCGGCGGCTGCCGAGTCGCTTCACGCGCCGTCACCCCAGTACGGGTTGGCCTTCTCCTTGGGGAAGTACGCCGCGCGGAACTTCTTGCCGCACTCCAGGTCCTTCAGAGCAATGTCGATGTCCGCGGTGAGCAGCGGCATCGCCAGCTCCTTGGTCCACTTGCTCCTGTCCTCCGGGAGCTTGTTGGTGAGGTCGACCCGCACCATGTAGGCCATGCCGGTCGGCTGGGTGGTGGAGACCGGGATGCCCTGCCCCCTCAGACAGGTGGCGTACTGCTGGGCAAGCTGCACCAGTTGGGTGTCGCCGTTGAGCGCCAGCCCGTTCTGGCGGTTCTCCTCGGTCTTGGCGTTCTGCTTCTTCTTCTCCGCCGC is from Streptomyces sp. NBC_01314 and encodes:
- a CDS encoding S8 family serine peptidase — protein: MAAGAVSTALLLAGVPVGAAQAAPAGDPADGRPGTVAEGASGLGKSQKVRTVTLVTGDRVRVDGAGKVIGVERAKGRERVPFSVRVVDGHTRVVPGDAQLLLAQGKLDTRLFDVTQLLLDGYDDDGRSDLPLIVTFRGKKAPSMSPFTGAGAKVGRALPVVNGKAMRPVKKRGADFWNTVTGSGGKADEAAEFTASTAVEKVWLDGKRKASLDKSVSQIGAPTAWAAGYDGTGVKVAVLDTGIDTTHADLAGQVTAEQDFTGSSGTGDKVGHGTHVASTVAGTGAKAGGKYKGVAPGAKILNGKVLNDSGFGMDSEIIAGMEWAVAQGAAVVNLSLGGDDMPGVDPVEETVNRLSAESDALFVISAGNSGRAGESTVGSPGSADAALTVGAVDKSDALADFSSRGPRVGDGGVKPDLTAPGVDITAASAVGSALEEEYPSDIPGYLTIGGTSMAAPHVAGAAAMLAQQHPDWTGERLKAVLTGSAKPGAYSSFQQGTGRTDLVRAIGQSVITEQQPLDFGLQQWPHGDDTPTTKQVTYRNLGTEPVTLDLSVDALSVDGKPADQGMFAVSPQQVTVPAGGTATADVTADTRAGSADGSFGGSVQATSADGKVQVRTAVGVEREVESYSLTLKHLDENGAPTGDAATSVSNLNSEFYADYADEQDGELTVRLPKGDYSLSGVIHPSYESATHAILVQPKLTLDRDSTFTVDARQTRPVDITVPDPAAENTEAMAYFSYARGEGLRPGTMEFILPTFKGTTFGQLGPEVSADQASAVFAGDWTRKDAEGRPVTYHLGWNRSDGLDGFAAEVRQNQLAKVDLQVGVPVAGRRVQAEVSPHTADGDLIIGDHDLRGDLPLRTTDYVLDNDVKWSFRAWQMFGEDRETRSENFLMRMPRTWQAGRSYTERFNVGVFGPTLPAAGDLGPERGNPGIMRYGNVIRAFLPQFGDGAGHWGLSDYTSVTSSLQADGKEIPDGYGPPIDLTEYTVPAQDSAYKLTVDASRDPAVYPVSTRVRTEWTFRSATTPENGNTALPLSVIRFSPDLSLSSTAKAGKRFSVPFTVQGAAAGQRPAKLAFEVSYDEGTTWQPTKAVGGTHLSLKHPAKAGSVSLRAKLTDRAGNTLAQTIERAYNTTL
- a CDS encoding HNH endonuclease, with translation MSGRQFYAQDASARASWRLAVLMGANSRTYKFALGQALLEFGRTGQEEVRFAEFAAAYSLAMVRHLAQDPQAPHTVELGEKDFLTVADQESAATLDAGRPTERLLAAAVRSMPMMVMQKFHNLRGDTAVPHTFYELTGTGRQRVVRLTPHLLRLAQSDQAESLAAELGARWSIVESSFAAGVGRSLVEEGVAVDWDTLTITDKRRRRSVTGIVEATVGFQHGRCLICDDVLTRKDAIAVDHVFPFSLMRRFGSVGSWHGPDLDALWNLAPAHAACNGAKSDRLPTQAELARLAARNEAIMRSPHPLRRTLQLSLKGALPGRNLASWTEFLGAVQTAV
- a CDS encoding class I SAM-dependent methyltransferase, which codes for MVGTGENFTQPGELSAMGQPTAGVQPYYAQNAGSLGRRYGSVTFDEVHGGVLDLLPPAPARVLDVGAGTGRDAAALALRGYQVVAAEPVRELRAVAKSLHPSENIRWAEDSLPELSRLEGSFELALLSAVWMHLPPAARGQAMERLAALLAPSGLLVISLRRGVPPTDRVMFDVPAEEVVRDGKRAGLRLVRLVEEGADRLGRPEVWWQTVALHKGAE
- a CDS encoding ABC transporter permease, which gives rise to MTRTETRERRKTRKRGSAGSGNRFIRSTRPTRVERPWLDPRDLWTEALAGVLARPVRSALTTLGTVLGITTLVITIGVASTAGNQIVGRFDALTATSVTVTVPQALPGQDDTGPLVDWSGTGAVRRLAGVESVAAVADSTTTNSVRVRSNDVTAPGDTSSQTLGVVAASAGLPDAVRGAMTAGRFFDTGDIARHDQVAVLGDQAAELLGIRRVEDAPAVFFRGQSYTVIGILGGIRRERQLSTAVLLPPTTAEDRLGLRDVTRVLVNTSLGAARQVARQAPIALAPGHEDALTVVAPPDLSKSRDGVQNDVNGLFLVLGLVSLVVGAIGIANVTLVTVMERVGEIGLRRALGASRRQVAGQFLLESTTIGLLGGVIGASLGIAVVVCVAVVKDWTPVLDLRLALGAPLAGALVGLLAGLYPSLRAARMEPADALRAPS
- a CDS encoding ABC transporter ATP-binding protein, producing the protein MPDAAAVIELTDVRRTFDSEPPVHALRQVSLTVRRGEHLAIVGPSGSGKSTLLNTLGLLDRPTSGSYRLDGVETTGLGDLERTALRGSRIGFVFQAFHLLPYRTVDENVMLAEAYRRPRPGRGRGTRLARAREALERVGLGHRSGFRPDRLSGGERQRVAIARALLGDPALLLCDEPTGNLDSENTVSVLELFEELCAQGVTLVVITHDEAVSRRAGRRVRITDGRLTTEAEAG
- a CDS encoding peptidoglycan-binding protein; amino-acid sequence: MKRLGSRRQLGAMVGAVVLVGAGGWFAGTQVRSPADAAASHNAPKAGPVTVEVERRSLTATVVATGTVAFTSPRPLSLAGSVGTGAVTSPAGEGAEQRVTKAPVAGTKVKEGDVLMTVNGRPVLALSGSVPMYRVMGPGATGDDVKQLQKALRRLGFDPGSAGGTFGQGTASAVTNWYRNKGYEAQQPSAEDQQQLGQLQQAVSSAQEALLTTRSGSAGDGADTGGGTGSGAGTGTGGKASTGTETGAGTGTGTGAKAGTETGSGTRTDTQSSTDRQVQEIQLRSAQKSLDMANSALSSFQATYGTKVPAGEVVFFPELPVRLDKVTVKTGDAPSGPVGTVTGSELLVEAAVPGEDAELLRRGMPVDVTTTGGEKVKGKVEAVGSAAVSSGTTGGDGEAATGAASEGRDAEASDASGGAADANAADTSGADGAAGAGAPGPVQLRISIPDPGPLAGQAEASVKVTIGVGASDGKVLTVPLAAIRTSADGKARVQVERDGGVRDVSVTVGLSAAGLVEVKPADGTLEQGDRVVVGK